The Pelagibius sp. CAU 1746 genomic sequence GTTGACCGCCTTGAGCCTATGGCAGACCTTGGTCAACGGCGGCAGCGCGCCGATCACCATTTCCTAACCCGATCCGCCCAAACGCAGCGCCGATCCGGCTGCTTCCGGCGCCGGGCACGCGTTCTAATTTAAGCAACCCTACCGTCTATATATTGCTCTTGTCAGATCGCATCGTTGAGCTAGCCTGACCCTGGACTGGCGAGCAGGTCGACTGGAAAAGTGGCCAAATTCAATGCCAAACAACAGGTCGACGAGGCGAAGTTCCGGTCACAACTCGTGGCTGCCGGATGCGCGGCCTCCAACTTATCGGACAGAGCTTCTCCATGGCCTTCGCCTCAAGTAACGGTTGTCGACTTCACTACTCCGTCGAAGGCGGCGGGGAGCCTCTGGTTCTGATTCCCGGACTCGGCGGCAGCGCCCGCCAGCTCTCGCAGATCAGCGAGATCCTGTCCCGCTCCCACCGGGTGATTACGGTCGACCCGCGCGGCGCCGGGCAGAGCGACAAACCCGACCAGCCCTACGACGGCGCGATGCTCGCCGGCGATCTCGCCGCGGTGATGGACGATGCGGATGTCGAAGCGGCGGATGTGATCGGAATTTCCTTCGGCGGGATGATCGCTCAGGAGTTCGCGCTGCGTCACCCGGAGCGCCTGCGTTCCATGGTCCTGGCGTCCAGCTATGCGGCGTCCGACGGTTGGACGGAACGCATGTGGCAGGTCCGCAGCAAGCTGATCGGGGAACTGGGCATGGAGGCCCATTTCTCGCTGGCGCTGATGTTCCTCTTCTCGCCGCGCAGTTTCCGCCGCGACGCCGAAACGATCGCACGCATTGAAAAAGCCTTTCGCGACTCTCCCCCCGATCCCGTCGGCTACGTTCGCCAGCTCGACTTCTGCCGCACCTTCGACGTGACCGGCCGCCTCGGCGCGGTCGCCGCCCCCAGCCTTGTCGTCACCGGCGCCGAGGACATCCTGGCGACTCCCATCCTTGGGCGCGAGCTGGCTCATGCCATTCCGGGGGCCCTCTATCACGAGGAACCGGAAGCGGCCCATCTCTACATGCTCTCACACCCCGAGGCATTCATCAGGACCGTTGAGCAGTTTCTGTCCGGACTGGCCCGCTGACGCCGACGCCTTGTCCGCGACTCCCAACCACCATCCGCAATGACCGACGCGGGCGAGCGCGCGAACGAGATCAGGCAACTCAAACACTATCGAACTGACTAAACAGGAGGCAGAATCAATGGGCAGTAAGAAGAACAGTCTTTCGCGGCGTCAATTCGGCCGGATCGTCGGCGGTACCGCCGTCGCCGGGTCCGTCATGGGCGGCCCCTGGATCATCTCGGCACGCGGCGAAGAGCCGGTGAAGCTGGGCGGTCTCTTCCACCTCACCGGCCCGGGCTCGATCTGGGGCCCGATGATGCAGCAGTGCATGACCCTGGCCGTGGAGCAGATCAACGAGAGCGGCGGCGTTCTAGGGCGCCAGCTGGAGATGATTTCCGAGGACGACGCCACCAGCACGGACGCGGTCATCCAGAAGGGCAACAAGCTGGTGCAGCGGGACGGGGTGAAGGCGCTGTTCGGCGTGGTCTATTCCAGCGTGCGCGCGGCCTTGGCCGCCAACATAGCCGAACGCTATCGGGTGCCCTACTTCTACCCGACATATTGGGAAAGCTCGACCTCCTGCGGGCGCTACTTCGTTTCGATGGGCGCCATTCCCAACCAGCAGCTGGATTTCTTCATTCCCTTCCTGATGGAAAAATTCGGCCCCAACATCTATTGCGTCGGACAGGACTACAACTGGCCCCAGGTTTCCATCGCCTACATCGAAAAGCTGCTCGCCAAGCACGGCGGCAAACTGGTCGGCAAGGAATTCGTGCCCTTCGACCAGAGCGACTGGTCGTCGATCATCCAGCGGGTCAAGCAGTCCAAGCCCGACGTGTTCTTCCCCTTCATCGGGGGCAACGGCCTCGTCGCCTGCCTGAAGCAGTTCTACGACTTCGGCTTCGACGACATCGCCGTCGCCGCGACGCTGATGGACGAGATGTACACCCCGGCCTTCGAGCCGGAACTGCGCAAGGGCATGCACTGCTCGGTTTCCTATCTGATGGAGCAGGACAACCCGGTCAACCGCGCCTTCGTCGGCGCCTTCAAGCAACGCTTCGGCCAGGATGCGGTGCTCAACAACATGGGCGAGGCCCTCTACGACAGCGTCTACGTGTGGAAGCTGGCGGCTGAGAAGGCCGGTACCCTGGACATCGAGAAGACCGTCGACGCTCTCGGCAGCGTCAGCTTCCAGGCTCCCCAGGGTGAAATCTCGATTGACGGCAAGAGCAATCATGCCGCCCTGCATCAGATCATCGCCGAAGTCCGCGCCGACGGCGGATTCGATATTCTGAAAGACTTCGGCAAGGTCGCCGCGGACACCGATTGCTCGGTATAATTGGCTGCCTGCGACGCGCCGCGGGAGGCATCGATCCTCCCGCGGCGCGCGACACTTAAGACTGCTTTACCGAGGCACCTATGGACTCCCTCGTCATTCAGCTCCTCAACGGGCTGAGTATCGCCACCATTCTCATTCTCGTCTCCTTGGGCCTGGCCGTCATTTTCGGCATGCTCGGCGTGATCAACCTCGCGCACGGCGAGTTTTTCATGCTCGGCGCTTACTGCGTCGCCACCGCCTCCAGCCTGGGCGTCTCACCCTGGTGGGGTATCGC encodes the following:
- a CDS encoding substrate-binding protein, with amino-acid sequence MGSKKNSLSRRQFGRIVGGTAVAGSVMGGPWIISARGEEPVKLGGLFHLTGPGSIWGPMMQQCMTLAVEQINESGGVLGRQLEMISEDDATSTDAVIQKGNKLVQRDGVKALFGVVYSSVRAALAANIAERYRVPYFYPTYWESSTSCGRYFVSMGAIPNQQLDFFIPFLMEKFGPNIYCVGQDYNWPQVSIAYIEKLLAKHGGKLVGKEFVPFDQSDWSSIIQRVKQSKPDVFFPFIGGNGLVACLKQFYDFGFDDIAVAATLMDEMYTPAFEPELRKGMHCSVSYLMEQDNPVNRAFVGAFKQRFGQDAVLNNMGEALYDSVYVWKLAAEKAGTLDIEKTVDALGSVSFQAPQGEISIDGKSNHAALHQIIAEVRADGGFDILKDFGKVAADTDCSV
- a CDS encoding alpha/beta hydrolase — protein: MAFASSNGCRLHYSVEGGGEPLVLIPGLGGSARQLSQISEILSRSHRVITVDPRGAGQSDKPDQPYDGAMLAGDLAAVMDDADVEAADVIGISFGGMIAQEFALRHPERLRSMVLASSYAASDGWTERMWQVRSKLIGELGMEAHFSLALMFLFSPRSFRRDAETIARIEKAFRDSPPDPVGYVRQLDFCRTFDVTGRLGAVAAPSLVVTGAEDILATPILGRELAHAIPGALYHEEPEAAHLYMLSHPEAFIRTVEQFLSGLAR